A portion of the Candidatus Tanganyikabacteria bacterium genome contains these proteins:
- a CDS encoding branched-chain amino acid ABC transporter permease, with amino-acid sequence MLGQQILNGLTIGSMYALIALGYTMVYGILQLINFAHGEVFMIGSFLGLGTLALLDAAHVNLPIPLALLVAFVVAMAGAALLGMAIERVAYRPLRASPRLALLITALGLSIVLQNAVMLIVGTEDRTYPEAYTEALIDGFDIGAIHISYQQIFTLGLALVLMTLLTILVQKTRMGKAMRATAQDPMTAGLMGIEANRVIAYTFAIGSALAAAGGILFGLTYSINFFIGYQAGLKAFIAAVLGGIGNIPGAMVGGLVLGVVEALGAGYVSGTWKDVIAFGILVVVLIFRPSGLLGERVAEKV; translated from the coding sequence ATCCTGGGGCAGCAAATCCTCAACGGCCTGACCATCGGCTCGATGTATGCGCTCATCGCACTGGGCTACACGATGGTCTACGGCATCCTGCAGCTGATCAACTTCGCCCACGGCGAGGTGTTCATGATCGGATCGTTCCTTGGCCTTGGGACCCTGGCCCTGCTGGATGCCGCCCACGTCAACCTGCCCATCCCCCTGGCCCTGCTCGTCGCCTTCGTGGTGGCGATGGCCGGTGCGGCCCTGCTGGGGATGGCGATCGAGCGGGTCGCCTACCGGCCGCTGCGGGCCAGCCCGCGCCTGGCCCTGCTCATCACGGCGCTCGGCCTGTCCATCGTGCTGCAAAACGCGGTCATGCTCATCGTGGGCACCGAGGATCGCACCTACCCCGAGGCCTACACCGAGGCCCTGATCGACGGCTTCGACATCGGCGCGATCCACATCTCGTACCAGCAGATCTTCACTCTCGGCCTCGCTCTGGTGCTAATGACCCTGCTCACGATCCTGGTCCAGAAGACCCGCATGGGCAAGGCGATGCGGGCGACGGCACAAGATCCGATGACCGCCGGCCTGATGGGCATCGAGGCCAACCGCGTCATCGCATACACGTTCGCCATCGGTTCGGCCCTGGCCGCGGCGGGCGGCATCTTGTTCGGCCTGACCTACTCGATCAACTTCTTCATCGGCTACCAGGCGGGCCTCAAGGCCTTCATCGCCGCGGTCCTGGGCGGCATCGGCAACATTCCGGGCGCCATGGTGGGCGGCCTGGTCCTCGGCGTGGTCGAAGCCCTCGGCGCCGGCTACGTGTCGGGGACGTGGAAGGACGTCATCGCCTTCGGGATCCTCGTCGTGGTGCTGATCTTCCGGCCATCGGGCTTGCTGGGCGAACGCGTCGCGGAGAAGGTCTGA
- a CDS encoding branched-chain amino acid ABC transporter substrate-binding protein produces the protein MRQFIAAILATVTSVSLAVPVLAADAIKIGVASPITGALAKMGADIRNGAELAVQEANARGGVLGKKVELVVGDDKGDPREGITVANKLVQSGVVGVVGHLNSGISIPTSKEVYAPAKVTMISPASTNPELTQRGLKNVFRTIGRDDQQGKDAAEYAMKAGFKTVVVLHNKNAYGQGLAEVFKANFERLGGKVLMLDGIQTGDKDFTPVLTRVRAKGPDLVFFGGEYQDGGLLVGQARKVGLKAPFMGGDGLFDPLFIKLAGKKASEGAIVTFPPFDRAGSFATTYKAKYGSEPGAYSGYSYDAARVLLDAVKRAGKADRAAVMAQVSRTKGFKGVTGTITFNGQGDQPGFKFGIWKVQSGNFELVK, from the coding sequence ATGCGCCAATTCATCGCCGCCATTCTCGCCACGGTGACCTCGGTTTCACTGGCCGTACCGGTTCTGGCGGCCGACGCCATCAAGATCGGCGTGGCGTCGCCCATCACGGGCGCCCTGGCGAAGATGGGTGCCGATATTCGCAATGGCGCCGAACTGGCCGTCCAGGAAGCGAATGCCAGGGGCGGCGTCCTCGGTAAGAAGGTGGAACTGGTCGTCGGAGACGACAAGGGCGATCCGCGCGAGGGCATCACGGTGGCCAACAAGCTCGTGCAAAGCGGCGTCGTCGGGGTCGTGGGCCACCTCAACAGCGGCATCTCCATTCCGACTTCCAAGGAGGTGTACGCCCCGGCCAAGGTCACGATGATCTCGCCGGCCTCCACCAATCCGGAGCTGACCCAGCGAGGACTGAAGAACGTCTTCCGCACGATCGGGCGCGACGACCAGCAAGGCAAGGATGCCGCCGAGTACGCCATGAAGGCCGGCTTCAAGACCGTCGTGGTCCTGCACAACAAAAACGCGTACGGCCAGGGCCTCGCCGAGGTCTTCAAGGCCAACTTCGAGAGACTCGGTGGCAAGGTCCTGATGCTCGACGGCATCCAGACCGGCGACAAGGACTTCACGCCGGTGCTCACGCGAGTCAGGGCCAAGGGGCCGGACCTCGTCTTCTTCGGGGGCGAGTACCAGGACGGCGGCCTGCTCGTCGGACAGGCCCGCAAGGTGGGGCTCAAGGCCCCGTTCATGGGGGGCGACGGCCTCTTCGATCCGCTCTTCATCAAGCTCGCGGGTAAGAAGGCGTCCGAGGGCGCCATCGTGACGTTCCCGCCTTTCGACCGGGCCGGGAGCTTCGCGACGACCTACAAGGCCAAATACGGTTCGGAGCCCGGAGCCTACAGCGGCTACAGCTACGACGCCGCCCGCGTCCTGCTCGACGCCGTCAAGCGGGCCGGCAAGGCCGATCGCGCCGCGGTCATGGCGCAGGTCTCCCGGACCAAGGGCTTCAAGGGCGTCACCGGCACCATCACCTTCAACGGCCAAGGCGATCAGCCGGGCTTCAAGTTCGGCATCTGGAAGGTCCAGTCCGGCAACTTCGAGCTCGTGAAGTAG